From a region of the Methanothermobacter sp. genome:
- a CDS encoding nucleotidyltransferase domain-containing protein: MMGIDDQKMEKLVEVLEKRDEVSIAYLFGSTARGDKGPLGDFDIGVLLKEPLKGYDDLNFQLELIDELVSALRTDRVDLVIMNRAPLSLNYSIIRDGIVLKDSEEERVRFEGRIMSEYLDRRYHNDRHTRLALRMMASEGLK; encoded by the coding sequence ATGATGGGTATTGACGACCAGAAAATGGAAAAACTTGTGGAAGTTCTGGAAAAAAGGGATGAGGTCAGCATTGCATACCTCTTTGGCTCCACTGCAAGGGGGGATAAGGGACCCCTCGGGGACTTTGACATCGGTGTTCTCCTGAAGGAACCCCTGAAGGGATACGATGACCTCAATTTTCAGCTGGAACTCATAGATGAACTTGTATCAGCACTCCGAACAGACAGGGTGGACCTTGTCATAATGAACCGGGCGCCACTTTCCCTGAATTACAGCATAATCAGGGATGGAATAGTCCTGAAGGACAGTGAGGAGGAGAGGGTGAGGTTCGAGGGACGTATCATGTCAGAGTACCTTGATAGAAGGTACCATAACGACAGGCACACCAGACTGGCGCTCAGGATGATGGCAAGTGAGGGTTTGAAGTGA
- a CDS encoding DUF86 domain-containing protein produces the protein MKDEVLSKLEKLREYLGILRNYRSHSLEDLKKDVTLRGAVERYLEVSIECCLDIGEMIISWERARKPETYREVIEILGEIGVLPGDFADKFAPAAGFRNILVHMYAEIDVERVYLYLQRDLEDIEKFAVFVARYLEELSD, from the coding sequence GTGAAGGATGAGGTACTATCGAAACTCGAGAAACTCCGGGAGTACCTGGGGATACTCAGGAATTACAGATCACATTCACTTGAGGACCTTAAAAAGGACGTCACCCTCAGGGGGGCAGTTGAAAGGTACCTTGAGGTTTCCATAGAGTGCTGTCTGGATATCGGTGAGATGATCATATCATGGGAGAGGGCGAGAAAACCTGAGACATACAGGGAGGTCATAGAGATACTTGGAGAAATAGGGGTTCTTCCAGGGGATTTTGCAGATAAATTTGCACCAGCAGCTGGTTTCAGGAACATACTGGTTCATATGTATGCGGAAATAGATGTTGAGAGGGTTTATCTCTACCTTCAACGGGACCTGGAGGATATAGAGAAGTTTGCTGTATTTGTTGCCAGGTATCTGGAGGAACTGTCTGATTAA
- a CDS encoding pseudomurein-binding repeat-containing protein, translating to MSHGTASSTLTGLAAPGKVTVTATLDSESAPVDVDVLKVPSSITVQDSETVEGDAFNLRALLIAQNPIPGKVIIFRIDGVHMGSSTTDSEGWATLNLPGIFPPGLYNVTAEFQGDELLSNSSSRADLRVLRKAAFELSNLTVGPLSGTVPLRISVSARVRNTGEAPGDYRAELLVNSVPVASTVISLAAGESGDVRFNYTITRDGVYMVTVGGLPARTVTVKSQGLTVKQIAAAALSVRNHYARYRKLPASVTIASKRYSMAQFLDLLARATVQLNSGNQNPLKPRAVGYLGSTGNWRSGKLSRPAYVSVAVSIRNFINSQGRAPRYASTSYGQVSFVGLVYIYSRVIAFYGANGRLPGDITI from the coding sequence ATGTCCCATGGAACTGCAAGCTCAACACTAACAGGTCTGGCAGCACCGGGTAAAGTGACGGTGACAGCAACCCTTGACTCTGAAAGCGCCCCAGTGGATGTGGATGTCCTCAAGGTTCCATCATCCATCACAGTGCAGGACTCTGAAACTGTTGAGGGTGATGCATTCAATTTAAGGGCGCTTTTAATTGCACAGAACCCAATCCCAGGTAAGGTCATCATTTTCAGGATAGATGGGGTTCACATGGGAAGTTCAACCACCGATTCCGAGGGATGGGCAACCCTCAACCTTCCAGGCATATTCCCGCCGGGTCTCTACAATGTGACTGCAGAGTTTCAGGGTGATGAACTCCTCAGTAACAGTTCATCCAGGGCAGACCTCAGGGTCCTCAGGAAGGCGGCATTTGAACTCTCAAACCTCACTGTGGGCCCACTCTCCGGTACTGTTCCCCTCAGGATCAGCGTCTCTGCCAGGGTCAGGAATACAGGTGAGGCCCCGGGTGATTACCGTGCCGAGTTACTTGTAAATTCGGTTCCGGTTGCGTCAACGGTAATCTCACTTGCTGCTGGTGAATCAGGGGATGTGAGGTTCAACTACACCATAACCAGGGATGGTGTGTACATGGTGACAGTGGGGGGCCTTCCTGCAAGGACGGTTACGGTTAAATCCCAGGGTTTAACTGTTAAACAGATTGCAGCCGCCGCCCTGAGTGTGAGGAACCACTATGCACGCTACCGTAAACTACCAGCATCTGTCACAATTGCATCAAAGAGGTACTCAATGGCCCAGTTCCTGGATTTACTTGCACGCGCCACGGTACAGCTCAACTCAGGAAACCAGAATCCACTGAAACCACGGGCCGTTGGATACCTTGGTAGCACAGGCAACTGGAGGTCAGGTAAGCTCTCAAGGCCAGCCTACGTGTCAGTGGCAGTAAGTATCAGGAACTTCATAAACAGCCAGGGAAGGGCACCCAGGTACGCCTCAACATCCTATGGGCAGGTGAGCTTCGTTGGCCTTGTATACATATACAGCAGGGTAATTGCGTTCTACGGTGCAAACGGCAGGCTACCGGGGGATATAACAATTTAA
- a CDS encoding DUF86 domain-containing protein: MIRKAIILTKISEIEESVNLIEDNLPETFEEFQGLGLVRDGMYRRLEFAVENVFDICSILNSDLKLGVPGSDGDVLENLLGAGTIDEETFRKVKAMRGFRNIVVHRYGKIDDRITFRILREHLRDFHEFTEKIRKILETLE, encoded by the coding sequence ATGATAAGAAAGGCCATCATACTCACGAAGATAAGTGAGATTGAGGAAAGCGTGAATCTCATAGAAGATAACCTTCCTGAAACATTTGAGGAGTTCCAGGGCCTTGGACTTGTAAGGGATGGAATGTACAGGAGGCTTGAGTTTGCTGTTGAAAATGTCTTTGACATATGTTCCATCCTCAACTCCGACCTGAAACTCGGTGTCCCCGGATCAGATGGTGATGTGCTTGAGAACCTCCTTGGAGCCGGGACAATAGACGAGGAAACCTTCAGGAAGGTAAAGGCAATGAGGGGATTCAGAAACATCGTGGTCCACAGGTATGGTAAGATAGACGACCGTATAACATTCAGGATCCTCAGGGAACACCTCCGGGATTTCCATGAATTCACCGAAAAGATCAGGAAAATCCTTGAGACCCTAGAATAA
- a CDS encoding nucleotidyltransferase domain-containing protein — MDESIRTRIDEFLRVIMGFEDAERVRFIILYGSALRGEGWSDIDLAVYYDGTPDEAADFRLRVLCEVDEIFDVQIFQQLPLYVRIQVLRGEVVYCDSEGFLHDIAWETIKEFDDFKHRFYDYIGLAPMR, encoded by the coding sequence ATGGATGAATCTATCAGAACCCGCATTGATGAGTTCCTCCGTGTGATCATGGGTTTCGAGGACGCTGAGAGGGTCAGGTTCATAATACTCTATGGCTCAGCCCTCAGGGGGGAGGGTTGGTCTGATATAGACCTTGCAGTGTACTATGATGGAACCCCTGATGAGGCAGCGGATTTCAGGCTGAGGGTCCTCTGTGAGGTGGATGAAATATTCGATGTCCAGATATTCCAGCAGCTCCCACTCTATGTGAGGATCCAGGTACTAAGGGGTGAGGTCGTATACTGTGACAGTGAGGGGTTCCTCCATGACATTGCATGGGAGACCATTAAGGAGTTCGATGACTTCAAACACCGCTTCTATGATTACATCGGCCTGGCCCCCATGAGGTGA
- a CDS encoding YkvA family protein, producing MTEADFKDFYDVLVENLESFNGEYASFIDHGPKLFKLLADFLGYEHLKSQLKLKISAAIAYYVVPMDVIPETVYGAYGYIDDIFITAYVIRILADVYGYEFLSEYWEGEEDLEEVVELCYERSKEVLREKTTDVLEYVGLI from the coding sequence ATGACAGAGGCAGATTTTAAGGATTTCTATGATGTGCTGGTTGAGAACCTTGAGTCCTTCAACGGGGAATACGCATCCTTCATAGACCATGGCCCGAAACTCTTCAAGCTCCTCGCGGACTTTCTGGGCTATGAGCACCTCAAGAGCCAGCTCAAACTCAAAATAAGCGCGGCAATAGCCTACTATGTTGTACCCATGGATGTAATCCCCGAGACGGTCTACGGTGCCTACGGGTACATTGACGATATCTTCATAACAGCCTACGTCATAAGGATCCTGGCGGACGTCTATGGCTACGAGTTCCTCTCAGAGTACTGGGAGGGAGAGGAAGACCTTGAGGAGGTTGTTGAACTCTGCTATGAGAGGTCAAAGGAGGTCCTCAGGGAGAAGACAACCGATGTGCTGGAATATGTGGGTTTGATCTGA